DNA from Magnolia sinica isolate HGM2019 chromosome 19, MsV1, whole genome shotgun sequence:
ttTACTTATTTACTGTTAGAAAAATGACAGCCTCTTATACTTTGGCAGAGTACTGTCTGTTTATTTTACTGGTTTTGTGTTTATGAAAAAACCCttcccttttttttccttttcttttgctaGTTTTGGGCTTGAAGATTTTAGCCTTTTGAAATTAACAAAGAGACTCATGTGTTTGCTTTTGCTTGTTGTGTTTGGAGAATGACATAGAATTGAAGTTTGCGTTGAGATCGtccatgtcttcttcttcttttttttgcctCTTTACCTCCTTTCTGTTAGACAAACGATACCTCTTGAAGTTTACTTTCTAGTTGCTCTCTTGGGAAATATGGCTAAGTGAAAAATACATTAGCTTGTGTTAATAGAGATTAGATTGTATTAAATAGATATGGCTAAGTGAAAAATACAGTAGCCTGTGTTAATAGAGATTAGATTGTATTAAATATAATTAATAGGAAATTGTTGTAATTAGGTTGTTATTGATTGTATTCTATTTAATAGAGGGGAATGACATGGCATTTCCTAATACTCACAGTGATCCAACAATCCTACATGTCCTATTATTGCGAAGTTGCTGGCACGTAAATCATGATTTGGTCCAATATTTGTTAGCCACGCACCCATTTGCGCATAATAGATGCAGTGGATGGGATATCACCATAATCTATGATTTTTGCGCAATGGCATGTCCATGTTGTTGCACAAGAAATCAACAGTTCCAATCGCCATATATGTGTGCCACAAGGGCACTATCAAGCAGCCATTTCTATTTTGTGGGTTGGCCACCCTAATAAAAACCTTGCCAAAGAAAATTAAGTTCTGTTTGTGATTATTCTAAATACTTTCTAGAAAGTAAGAATCAGACTATTTTGTTTTTACAGGATAATGGCAGAGGAACATGGGTACCAAAGGAGTGGAAAGAAATGCAGAGAGAAGCTAGAAAACTTGTACAAGTACTACAAAAAGACCAAAGAAGGGAAGGTAGGAAGACAAGATGGCAAGCACTACAGGTTTTTCAGGCAGCTAGAAGCGCTCTATGGAGAAAACACCAACGTCAATGTAGAAAACAACCCGTCTCTCCAAATCACAAACCCTTTAAATTCCAAACCAAATCAAGAAGTATTGCAATCTCAAAAGCTCTGTGAGAGCCTCAGCTTCTCAAACTCCTCTGAATTCGACACGTCATCTTCTGAAGAGAACAATAACGGTGAGGATGATCTTATCTCAATATGCAAGAAGAGAGAGGGGAAGAGCCTTAAACGGGGCCGGAAGGGATGGAAGTCAAAGATAAAAGAATTCATTGACGGGCAGATGAAGAAGCTTATAGAGGTGCAAGAGGCCTGGTTGGAGAAGATGCTAAAAACCCTAGAACATAAAGAACAAGAGAGGATGTCTAGGGAAGAAGCATGGAGGAAGCAAGAATCCGCTAGGTTTGATCGAGAACATGAGTTTTGGGCCAATGAACGGGCCTGGATTGAAGCACGGGATGCCACATTGATGGCAGCATTGCAAAAGATCAGCGGGCGGCAGTTGAAGGTTCCATCACCCGACAACTTGACAGACATGGAGATTCATGAGGATATCGAGAATGGAAATGGAAATGTGAATGGAAATGAGAATGAAATGCTTGAGAATATGATAAATAGGACATGGCCCGAATCGGCGATTTCAACCCTAATAAAGCTGAGAAGTGGAATGGAGTCGAGGTTTGCTGAATGCGGGCCATCCAAAAGGGCCTTATGGGAAGAGATATCAGAGAAAATGGGCTGTTTGGGCTATGAACGGAGTGCAAAGATGTGCAAAGAGAAATGGGAGAGCATCAACAAGTActtcctgagagagagagagcgcaacAAAAAACGCAAAGAGAATTCAAGAACCTGCCCTTACTTCCACCATCTTGATTCTCCATATAGCCATGGAGCAATTTGCACCCATGGCAATGATGATCAAGTGCATGAGACGGTGGGCCATGGGCCTCACGACGGCCCGTCACCTTCGAATTCTAATATGGGTGTGCCTGGGAATGATAGCTGCTTGCGATTTCTGATGGATGGAGGGGATAGCTTGTGGGAAAGTTACTGTGCGAAGATCAACAAAGGGGAAGAGCAGTAAGTGATTGAAAGAAGGAATGACAGTTTGAGACAGTTAAAATTTCAGGTGAGGAGATGAGCTTTAATTGAAATGTATTCTCTTGAGAGATTTGTGTTTGAGAGGGTAGATTGAGGATGTGTTACATAAATTAGAATGTAGGTTTAGATGGATGCAAGATATGCATGCAAATCACACACATTCCAGCAACAAACCAGGATCTGGGTTTTACTTAACCCCACAGATCTGGTTTGTACTTAATCCCACATGTGAGGTGTGTGTGTAGCCGTCCATCAGGCGGGCCCTTCGGTGTGGATGTTCTGGCCTGGAAATTAGGCACTCCAATCATGAGGTGGGGTCATACTTGTAATGTGGTATTGGTCTTTTTTTGTGCCCTCTGATCCTTTCTATCTTGTGGTGTAGCCCGTGATGATTAGAAAGATCTGCTATGTGGATCACTTGATGGACGGCTTCACATGTGGTTTGCAATCCCATCCACAGTTGTTAGGGTTTTACATAAAAAGAAGGCTTGAAAACGATAGACATCATAGCTAAATTCTTGCAAAGGCTCTCATATCTTTGAAGGAGGTAATTGCAATTTCAATATATGTCAGTTTGAAATTTGAATCCCATGAGATAGTGGCCTCTTGTGTGGTGGTTACATGATGGTACTTAAACTAAAAGGTCaataaaataaccaaaaggaatccTACTTTTTCTTGGAAGTCTTCCCTTAATTATTCAATTGCATGCATCATGTATAAATGTCTGGCTTTAAAAAatagtgttttatttatttatttatttatttttaactaatattaattaagagaatgctccaatgctctcgcAGCACTACAAGTCACTTGGACAGTTTAATCAGTCGATCCCAAAAGTAcgaaacacatttcatgggcagCATGAACAAGTACTCCTAGTACatctttgatttggccttatttttctacagtcatccatttttcaatcaaTGGATGGGATGATAAGAATTTCCTAACAAAATTGAGTGTTTAGAATCATAAGGAATCCATGATGTGCCCTAACTAAGACTTCCATCAAATTGAGGTTTGGACCCATTTTTGTGTGAACAATCCTAGCAGTCCATATTAACAAGCAATTattaaatggttaatatttgttggaTTGGGCGAATATATTTGCATGTTAACCCATGCATTGTGAGAAGAACCTAATgcacagtctagatcaatggattccaataagttttttattttttattttttattttttttaatttttaaataagtGTCCCAGTGCgattaggagcactataacttcgGGCCTGTTTGGCATCGCTTCAAACAACTGCAGAATTGATTCTAGAGAACCCTTGCCTATATGAAAAAGTGCATGACTAAAACAAtttccccattgtttcttatgttgTGACCCTTTTAAGTCTTTATCTACCCCATTTTGTGAGTCATACCCTAACATGATACAGTGAAAGAAAGGAATGGAGTGGTTGTCGCATGGTCATCACTGCCATACGTTTGCCCTCATGACAcgggtccaagatccaatccatcccaagaattaggttgatccCTTCGTCAGGAGACGATAATTTACAGAATAAATGTACAGCTGTAAATCACTTGATTAAAGGTTTCTAACCACCTTCTAAGTAGACTGGATTACTTTTTAGGGAAAACATGATGGGACTAATTCGTGGATTGATTTGATCTTGGATCTACATGCCAGCATGGCACGTGTGGTGTAAACTGACAAACCTTCCAACTATTGAgagaaatcttcaattttatgagTACTTTTCAGATGTTTGTAGAAGGAGAAATGATTGTAGCAAATGGAGAGCTAGGCACTCCAGGAAAAGCAAAAATTAggaaattatttttataaaattgattaattaagtGGTTAACCAAACAcaattaaatttctaaaaaaaatattttcagaagaaagtcccaaaaaaaaaaaaaaaaaacacattttttTTTGGAGCAAAAACAGGCCCTTGGTGCTttgagcattggagcatttcacATTAGTTaaacctcttttcttttctttttattactACAAGAAAGGAAATGCATTAATAATCAAAATCATACCACCTAATTGTCATCATCATAGGTACTGTTTCAGAAGGCAAATTTGATAGTACTCTTCAGAACGTTTTTTTCTCCCCTTGATTGTATTCAAATCACTTAAAACGAAAATGGGGAATAAAACAGCAAAAGAGAGTCATACTTTGTGTTGCAGTCTTCCCTGATTTATTCAATGACATGAATAATTTCTCAATATGGAGTTCAAAAAGAAGAAcatgatggaa
Protein-coding regions in this window:
- the LOC131235318 gene encoding trihelix transcription factor PTL, whose translation is MEMGEQYGLQDLRQLMATRTQFQAMPHVGEAFSGHRNLTSGQHYEMVMLGGGGEMLPPPQRVEFRSDSSSVSGFEEGGVCVVGDGGNGRWPRQETLTLLEVRSRLDSKFREANHKGPLWDEVSRIMAEEHGYQRSGKKCREKLENLYKYYKKTKEGKVGRQDGKHYRFFRQLEALYGENTNVNVENNPSLQITNPLNSKPNQEVLQSQKLCESLSFSNSSEFDTSSSEENNNGEDDLISICKKREGKSLKRGRKGWKSKIKEFIDGQMKKLIEVQEAWLEKMLKTLEHKEQERMSREEAWRKQESARFDREHEFWANERAWIEARDATLMAALQKISGRQLKVPSPDNLTDMEIHEDIENGNGNVNGNENEMLENMINRTWPESAISTLIKLRSGMESRFAECGPSKRALWEEISEKMGCLGYERSAKMCKEKWESINKYFLRERERNKKRKENSRTCPYFHHLDSPYSHGAICTHGNDDQVHETVGHGPHDGPSPSNSNMGVPGNDSCLRFLMDGGDSLWESYCAKINKGEEQ